One genomic window of Candidatus Kuenenia stuttgartiensis includes the following:
- a CDS encoding acyl-CoA dehydratase activase has product MYTIGIDIGSMSTNGILLNDKKEILSATIIATGASSKKAAEKTLQQIFTEHNLTEKDINYIVATGYGRVKVPFANEVITEITCHAKGANYYFPDARTIIDIGGQDSKVIKIDGNGNVLDFVMNDKCAAGTGRFLEVMARTLEIELEEMGEISLHGKDNVSVSSLCTVFAESEVVSLIGADHKTADICRGLHISIAKRITAQVKRVGLEQKVAMTGGVAKNIGVVTELEKNLGCKIEISGEPQINGALGAALIALEKAQAQSNVSVSLSGSDNSKSLLETSIADFSIEESNLPKIGYFCSYTPVEIIHAAGFHPVRIKGTEHDSCAADEVLCGNICPYIKAVTDRKIEGSLEDFQGMVFVNSCDGMRRLYDAWVKMDEGKGRFNYMLDIPKNIDDAAVYYYANLLKKFKEKLESYFTMKILPDDINRSIVVYNSVREKVGQCLQKYWNGYIAHSGYEMFSLLKKGVNAVPEKFNTYLTHIIKQGEGVRDTREVPRLFIWGSIMENEKIMKIIEDAGAKVVAEDLCNGSRYFDAVVSINEEPILSIAKRYIKRSPCSRMENIFDRINKALTIMQEKSIHAAIYHTLKFCDHNLLDYPMIKKTFYEKNIPLLHLNCDYSLSSEGQIKTRVEAFLEQLMVAPK; this is encoded by the coding sequence ATGTATACTATCGGAATAGACATTGGTTCTATGTCAACCAATGGAATTCTTTTAAATGATAAGAAGGAGATCCTTTCTGCAACAATCATCGCAACCGGTGCAAGCAGTAAAAAAGCTGCGGAAAAAACCCTTCAACAAATATTTACAGAGCATAATCTTACAGAAAAAGATATTAACTATATCGTAGCCACAGGCTATGGGCGCGTAAAAGTTCCTTTTGCCAATGAAGTAATAACGGAAATCACTTGCCATGCAAAAGGTGCAAATTATTACTTTCCTGACGCCAGGACAATTATTGATATTGGCGGACAGGACAGTAAGGTTATCAAAATCGATGGAAATGGCAATGTACTTGATTTTGTTATGAACGACAAGTGCGCCGCCGGTACCGGCCGCTTTCTGGAAGTTATGGCAAGAACACTGGAAATTGAGCTGGAGGAGATGGGAGAGATTTCCCTGCACGGAAAAGATAACGTTTCCGTGAGTAGCCTTTGTACCGTTTTTGCAGAATCGGAGGTTGTATCGCTTATTGGCGCCGACCACAAAACGGCGGATATTTGCCGTGGACTGCATATTTCAATCGCAAAACGTATTACCGCACAAGTAAAACGGGTAGGGTTGGAACAAAAGGTTGCCATGACAGGCGGCGTTGCTAAAAATATTGGCGTAGTAACGGAGCTGGAAAAAAACCTGGGCTGCAAAATTGAAATCTCAGGAGAGCCGCAAATTAACGGTGCGCTTGGGGCGGCGTTAATAGCGCTGGAAAAAGCGCAGGCGCAAAGCAACGTCTCTGTGTCGCTGTCAGGATCTGACAACAGCAAAAGTTTACTTGAAACTTCTATCGCGGATTTTTCCATTGAAGAAAGCAATTTGCCCAAGATCGGATATTTTTGTTCTTATACCCCGGTAGAAATTATTCATGCCGCAGGGTTTCATCCTGTCAGGATTAAAGGGACAGAACATGATTCATGCGCCGCTGACGAGGTGCTCTGCGGAAACATCTGCCCTTATATAAAGGCTGTTACCGATAGAAAGATTGAAGGTAGTCTGGAGGATTTTCAGGGAATGGTATTTGTCAATTCCTGTGACGGGATGAGGCGCCTTTACGATGCCTGGGTAAAAATGGACGAAGGGAAAGGGCGATTTAACTATATGTTGGATATTCCTAAAAATATTGATGACGCTGCGGTTTACTATTACGCCAACCTGCTCAAGAAATTTAAAGAGAAACTCGAGTCGTACTTCACCATGAAAATCCTGCCTGACGACATCAACCGGAGCATTGTCGTCTATAACTCGGTACGGGAAAAAGTAGGACAATGTTTGCAGAAATACTGGAACGGATATATTGCCCATTCGGGATACGAGATGTTTTCCTTGCTGAAAAAAGGAGTAAATGCAGTTCCAGAGAAGTTTAACACCTATTTAACGCATATTATTAAGCAGGGTGAAGGTGTACGCGACACACGCGAAGTACCGCGGTTATTCATCTGGGGTAGTATCATGGAGAATGAAAAGATAATGAAGATTATAGAGGATGCAGGTGCAAAGGTTGTGGCAGAAGACCTATGTAACGGCAGCCGGTATTTTGACGCCGTGGTGAGCATAAACGAAGAGCCTATTTTGTCCATTGCAAAACGGTATATCAAAAGAAGCCCCTGCTCCCGGATGGAAAATATCTTTGACAGGATTAATAAGGCATTAACGATTATGCAGGAAAAATCAATCCATGCTGCAATTTATCATACATTAAAATTCTGCGACCATAATCTTCTGGATTATCCCATGATAAAAAAGACTTTCTATGAAAAAAATATCCCGCTTCTCCATTTGAATTGTGACTACTCGTTAAGCAGCGAAGGACAAATCAAAACACGCGTTGAAGCCTTCCTTGAACAATTAATGGTTGCCCCAAAATAA
- a CDS encoding CgeB family protein produces MAFHIPLEEQIDKIRTHLANIGKVSTRKVRPRIFVVVHHVNWEKHGLVDGWAEIADVIHYDWGNSFNQYAADWHQRGKPDFNKVLLRQVELAHREKTIDLLFSYLSGRWVYPYTIRAIGKMNIITVNISLDDKVKFWGYQEPGGLSGNAEIAPEFDLCITTQSEEDVQKYISVGARALFLPPGGNTHSFSPIPAPRDIPVSFVGQCYGTRPHIIGWLISCGIPVQTFGKGWPSGELSHREMNVIYSRSVVNLGFGFIGDSPHLTGLKGRDFEVPLMGNLYLTTYNQVLENCFILGEEIDCYQNETDLLSKLQYYITHPDIALNIGAAGRNRCLLDHTWTNRFKIILTVTGLSDSCINSHT; encoded by the coding sequence ATGGCCTTTCACATTCCATTAGAAGAACAGATCGACAAGATCAGAACACATCTTGCAAATATAGGCAAAGTATCTACCCGCAAGGTTAGGCCTCGAATCTTCGTAGTGGTACATCATGTCAATTGGGAAAAACACGGATTGGTAGATGGATGGGCAGAGATTGCTGACGTTATTCACTATGATTGGGGAAATTCCTTCAATCAATATGCTGCCGACTGGCATCAAAGAGGCAAACCAGATTTTAACAAGGTATTACTACGGCAAGTTGAATTAGCTCATCGTGAGAAGACGATAGATCTCTTGTTTTCTTACCTCTCGGGAAGATGGGTCTATCCATATACTATTCGGGCTATCGGTAAAATGAACATAATAACAGTAAACATTAGCCTTGATGACAAGGTAAAATTCTGGGGTTATCAAGAGCCAGGTGGTCTTTCTGGAAATGCTGAAATTGCGCCTGAGTTCGACCTCTGCATTACCACACAATCAGAGGAAGATGTTCAAAAGTATATTAGCGTTGGCGCCCGAGCCTTGTTTCTTCCACCAGGAGGAAATACCCACTCATTTTCTCCAATACCAGCGCCCAGAGATATTCCTGTTTCCTTTGTAGGCCAATGTTACGGCACAAGACCTCATATCATTGGGTGGTTAATAAGTTGTGGGATTCCAGTTCAAACATTTGGCAAAGGCTGGCCTTCAGGAGAACTATCACACCGTGAGATGAACGTAATCTATTCCCGTTCAGTTGTAAATTTAGGCTTCGGCTTTATTGGGGATTCTCCACATCTGACAGGATTAAAAGGTAGGGATTTTGAGGTTCCCCTCATGGGAAACCTCTATTTGACAACTTATAATCAAGTCCTGGAAAACTGTTTTATCCTTGGAGAAGAAATTGATTGCTATCAGAATGAAACGGACTTACTTTCAAAATTACAATATTATATAACACACCCGGATATTGCCTTAAATATAGGAGCAGCAGGAAGAAACCGGTGTTTGCTTGATCACACATGGACTAATAGATTTAAGATAATTCTAACCGTTACCGGTCTTTCTGATTCCTGTATAAATTCTCATACATAA
- a CDS encoding CvpA family protein, whose amino-acid sequence MIWIDYSIFGVLFFAILFGFVSGPVMQFLRIGCLLISFFAAFFFHGVISNILKGILSQSVTDLLSYFTIFGVILAVTCFITNLLKIVINKSGISVGSRFFGGFLGIFKGVLFCGVIIFGVLLFCSESTRDRVNTSKIAAPIGKGMQRLVTIIPESVANKVRSYAEKIEELKTQKKKEATPEKEVTQKKEEIPPN is encoded by the coding sequence ATGATATGGATTGATTATTCGATTTTTGGTGTTTTGTTTTTTGCAATACTATTTGGATTTGTCAGCGGCCCTGTAATGCAGTTTCTCAGAATAGGATGCCTGCTCATCTCTTTCTTTGCCGCTTTTTTCTTCCACGGAGTAATTAGCAATATCCTGAAAGGCATTCTGTCTCAATCTGTTACGGATTTATTGAGTTATTTTACCATTTTCGGAGTAATCTTAGCCGTAACGTGTTTTATTACAAATCTGTTAAAAATCGTTATCAATAAAAGCGGCATATCTGTTGGGTCGAGGTTTTTCGGTGGTTTTTTGGGGATTTTTAAAGGGGTTCTCTTTTGCGGAGTAATTATCTTTGGCGTTTTATTATTCTGCAGTGAATCAACACGCGATAGGGTGAATACCTCAAAAATAGCAGCCCCCATAGGAAAAGGTATGCAAAGATTGGTTACAATTATTCCTGAAAGCGTAGCGAATAAAGTACGCTCCTATGCGGAAAAAATTGAGGAACTAAAAACGCAAAAGAAAAAAGAAGCGACTCCGGAAAAAGAAGTTACTCAGAAAAAAGAAGAAATCCCCCCGAATTGA
- a CDS encoding 2-oxoacid:acceptor oxidoreductase family protein: MVKKITSIPGEHRTKKIILAGEAGQGIKLMAHILANILAKSGKEVALNLVYDAAVRSGNIKAEITYSDEPIEVPFFEEADIALQLSSILDTTVKAKYVLIESAACGTEGKECDLHCPESDRIPFGKIATECFNSPVFVNMIALGKLLQKIGINIETINFNTVFPSQFFDENIRAIRYGYTYQD; this comes from the coding sequence ATGGTAAAGAAAATTACATCCATTCCCGGTGAACACCGTACAAAAAAAATCATACTGGCAGGTGAAGCCGGCCAGGGCATTAAGCTTATGGCGCATATTCTGGCAAATATCCTTGCTAAATCAGGAAAAGAAGTTGCCCTTAATCTTGTTTATGATGCGGCTGTCCGCAGCGGCAATATCAAAGCAGAGATTACTTATTCCGACGAACCTATCGAAGTCCCTTTTTTTGAAGAAGCAGATATTGCGCTTCAGCTTTCAAGCATACTCGATACTACGGTCAAGGCAAAATATGTTCTTATTGAATCCGCTGCATGCGGAACAGAGGGTAAAGAGTGTGATTTACACTGTCCTGAAAGTGACAGAATCCCTTTTGGAAAAATTGCTACAGAATGCTTTAACAGCCCTGTTTTTGTTAATATGATTGCCTTGGGCAAGTTATTACAAAAAATCGGAATTAATATTGAGACTATAAACTTTAACACCGTCTTTCCGTCGCAATTCTTTGATGAAAATATAAGGGCGATTCGATATGGGTACACCTATCAGGATTAA
- a CDS encoding AsmA-like C-terminal region-containing protein translates to MQKKKVLWIKWLVISFCLTALVVAISIFVFPTLLFEKSITQKVVLLLENKLPSSAQTGTVSYHWPNQIRISLIILQKQNNDPETTTQFDDIQGTLKLFPLLWNQVIFEKIEVKQINYENSLLIEDLFTDTLSLKDNEITTHVQFKANGGKTYLHGVMELKRDMPEFNITIKAHDVYITQEMPVLRDLPLFKKDGSEAGGILSIEGHLSGKGFGGNIPSKDIKGRFTLSVRNGYVKSNVLFSALSDIITIDDRYSFDLLETEVLIEEETMYTPKVIVDSQLLKMEVSGMIEFGGKLFYKANVTVNERFVNKGIEKITGIVFRQNAIPLEIRGDINDPKISIKLSQENVEQLVRGIANDFLRTNKEVKKERKAGNGHK, encoded by the coding sequence ATGCAGAAGAAAAAAGTATTATGGATAAAATGGTTGGTAATTTCTTTCTGTTTAACAGCTCTTGTTGTTGCTATTTCCATTTTCGTATTTCCCACTCTTCTCTTTGAAAAAAGCATCACGCAAAAAGTCGTTCTCTTGCTGGAAAACAAACTTCCTTCTTCCGCTCAAACAGGCACGGTATCATATCACTGGCCGAATCAAATCCGTATTTCTCTTATTATTCTGCAAAAGCAAAACAATGACCCGGAAACTACAACACAGTTTGATGACATACAGGGTACATTAAAGCTGTTTCCCCTCTTATGGAATCAGGTTATTTTTGAAAAAATTGAGGTTAAACAAATAAACTACGAAAATAGTTTATTGATTGAAGACTTGTTTACCGATACACTTTCTCTTAAAGATAACGAGATAACTACTCATGTGCAATTCAAAGCAAATGGCGGCAAAACATATCTTCACGGCGTTATGGAACTCAAAAGAGATATGCCGGAATTTAATATAACAATCAAAGCGCATGATGTTTACATAACACAAGAAATGCCTGTGCTCCGTGATTTGCCTTTATTTAAAAAGGATGGAAGCGAAGCAGGTGGCATTCTGAGCATTGAAGGACATCTGAGTGGAAAAGGGTTTGGCGGGAATATCCCAAGCAAAGATATTAAAGGCCGCTTTACCCTCAGCGTCCGGAACGGCTATGTTAAAAGCAATGTGCTTTTTTCTGCTTTGTCAGATATTATTACCATCGACGACCGCTATTCTTTTGATTTATTAGAAACAGAAGTGCTGATCGAGGAGGAAACAATGTATACCCCAAAAGTAATCGTTGATAGTCAGCTATTAAAGATGGAGGTATCAGGCATGATAGAATTCGGAGGAAAACTATTTTATAAAGCAAATGTCACGGTGAATGAAAGATTCGTAAACAAGGGCATAGAAAAGATTACAGGGATTGTTTTCAGGCAAAATGCCATCCCATTGGAGATACGCGGCGACATAAATGACCCGAAGATTTCAATAAAACTCTCTCAGGAAAACGTGGAACAACTTGTCAGGGGTATCGCAAATGATTTCTTACGTACAAATAAGGAAGTAAAGAAGGAAAGAAAGGCAGGGAATGGCCATAAATGA
- a CDS encoding Fe-S-containing hydro-lyase encodes MTNIIPINTPLSDAIIEQLKAGDKVMISGILYTARDAAHKRLANLIDQGKELPFDIKNQIIYYTGPSPAPPGMPIGSCGPTTSYRMDKYTPLLLSLGLKATIGKGNRSEEVLEAMKKYKAVYLVATGGAAALLAQSVKRMEVVAYEDLGAEAIRKLEVENFPAIVANDIYGNDLYKEGVLAYSQIDISH; translated from the coding sequence ATGACAAATATTATACCGATAAACACACCCTTATCAGATGCCATTATCGAACAACTAAAGGCAGGAGATAAGGTCATGATCAGCGGCATACTTTACACTGCAAGAGACGCCGCGCACAAAAGGCTTGCAAACCTCATCGATCAGGGCAAGGAACTGCCATTTGATATAAAAAACCAGATCATTTATTACACAGGGCCTAGCCCTGCTCCGCCGGGTATGCCAATCGGGTCGTGCGGACCAACCACAAGCTACCGTATGGATAAATATACACCACTATTATTGTCACTGGGGCTAAAGGCAACTATAGGCAAAGGGAATCGGTCGGAAGAGGTGCTGGAAGCCATGAAAAAATATAAGGCTGTTTATCTTGTTGCTACAGGAGGGGCTGCTGCATTGCTGGCGCAATCGGTAAAAAGAATGGAAGTAGTTGCATACGAAGATTTAGGAGCGGAAGCAATCAGGAAATTAGAGGTTGAAAATTTTCCGGCAATTGTCGCAAATGATATTTATGGAAACGATTTGTACAAAGAAGGGGTTTTAGCCTATTCCCAAATAGATATTTCCCATTAA
- a CDS encoding 2,3-bisphosphoglycerate-independent phosphoglycerate mutase, with amino-acid sequence MLEKVILVICDGLGDRPIKDLGNLTPLEAAKTPNMDKLASESECGMMYSLGRGCVPGSDTSHLNILGYDYREYYSGRGTIEVTGVGMKLQEGDVALRGNFGTVDENFIIKDRRAGRIRGVAPLAQALDGIEIDGVTFLVKPGTGHRAAVVMRGKGLSSAIIDADPHKPDVPVREVTPLDESIEAKHTARILNVFLKKAWEILQKHPLNEERRKKGELLANYLLVRGAGQYKEVPCFKERYAFSGCCIAGGGLYKGVAAYLGMDVIDVPGATGLPDTDIEAKFMAAISNLKHYDFVFVHVKAADSFGEDGNFRGKKEFIEKIDHAARLFHETSENTLLIITGDHSTPCALKSHSGDPIPIIFRGTGVRVDKVAAFNERDCTRGGMGIITGMDIMPQVLNLFGKLPLTGA; translated from the coding sequence ATGTTGGAAAAAGTTATTTTAGTCATCTGCGATGGACTGGGAGACCGTCCAATAAAAGATCTTGGCAATTTAACCCCACTGGAAGCGGCAAAAACGCCAAACATGGACAAACTGGCTTCCGAATCTGAATGCGGAATGATGTACAGCTTGGGCCGTGGTTGTGTGCCTGGCAGCGACACATCACATCTCAACATACTAGGCTATGATTATAGAGAATATTATTCAGGACGCGGAACAATAGAGGTGACCGGCGTTGGTATGAAATTACAGGAAGGCGACGTTGCCCTGCGTGGAAATTTCGGCACGGTAGACGAAAATTTTATTATTAAAGACCGCAGGGCAGGCAGAATCAGGGGGGTAGCACCGTTAGCACAGGCGCTGGATGGCATAGAAATCGACGGCGTTACATTTCTCGTTAAACCTGGAACCGGCCATCGTGCGGCTGTGGTAATGAGAGGGAAAGGCCTTTCCAGTGCCATTATTGATGCCGATCCGCACAAACCGGACGTCCCTGTAAGGGAAGTTACCCCTTTAGATGAGTCTATTGAAGCAAAACATACCGCGCGAATATTGAATGTTTTTTTGAAAAAGGCATGGGAAATTCTCCAAAAACACCCTTTAAACGAAGAAAGACGAAAAAAAGGAGAATTGTTGGCGAACTATCTGTTAGTGCGCGGTGCAGGACAATACAAAGAGGTTCCCTGCTTTAAAGAACGTTATGCTTTCTCAGGGTGTTGTATAGCAGGAGGTGGGTTGTATAAGGGAGTTGCCGCTTACCTGGGAATGGATGTTATTGACGTCCCCGGCGCAACAGGCCTGCCGGACACCGATATTGAAGCTAAATTCATGGCGGCAATCAGCAACCTGAAGCATTACGATTTTGTTTTTGTACATGTAAAAGCCGCAGATTCTTTCGGAGAAGATGGAAATTTCAGAGGTAAAAAAGAATTTATCGAAAAGATCGACCACGCGGCGAGGCTTTTTCATGAAACATCGGAAAATACATTATTAATAATAACCGGAGATCATTCAACCCCTTGTGCATTGAAAAGCCATTCGGGTGATCCAATCCCCATCATTTTTCGCGGAACCGGTGTTCGGGTAGACAAGGTCGCTGCGTTTAATGAGCGGGATTGTACACGGGGAGGTATGGGTATTATTACCGGAATGGACATAATGCCTCAGGTACTTAATCTTTTCGGGAAACTCCCTTTAACAGGTGCATAA
- a CDS encoding CgeB family protein, giving the protein MLTIHLVGAQKTNYPWGFENHLISALEEMDCNILSTDFRQERHNLQRLLQQKADLVLVCKGEFIPPELIQSIPYPTALWYCEQIGNDTAVDYIALVRRKELEYNATAFDYVFSHDKTNLQVYKNIGCVNVHWLPCIAVNTKIHKKLEVSKKYDVTFIGNQTPRRKNILVALEKYFKVFTPNIWDSKELNEAFNESKIILNIHLSDLLNIETRIGEVLGSGSFLLTEELPCKDLFIDGEHLVQWHQGDVEYLIKKIHYYLIHEDEREGIAGKGHHFAIEHHSFEERMRQLLATIDFSKNKCGAERL; this is encoded by the coding sequence ATGCTAACAATACATCTGGTTGGTGCACAAAAAACAAATTACCCCTGGGGTTTTGAAAACCATCTGATTTCGGCATTAGAAGAGATGGACTGTAATATCCTTAGTACGGATTTTCGACAAGAACGACACAATCTCCAAAGACTATTGCAGCAAAAAGCTGACCTTGTTCTCGTTTGTAAAGGTGAATTCATACCGCCGGAATTGATTCAATCTATTCCTTACCCAACCGCCTTATGGTATTGTGAACAGATTGGTAACGATACCGCAGTAGATTACATCGCACTTGTCAGAAGAAAAGAGCTGGAATATAATGCAACTGCTTTTGATTATGTCTTCTCTCATGATAAAACCAACCTACAAGTTTATAAAAACATCGGTTGTGTAAATGTCCACTGGCTACCTTGCATCGCCGTAAATACAAAAATTCACAAAAAACTTGAAGTATCGAAAAAATATGACGTTACCTTTATTGGTAACCAAACCCCCCGACGCAAAAACATTCTTGTTGCGTTGGAAAAGTATTTCAAGGTCTTCACTCCGAATATATGGGACAGTAAAGAACTAAATGAAGCCTTTAATGAATCCAAGATCATTTTAAACATACACCTTTCTGATTTACTTAATATAGAAACACGCATAGGTGAAGTACTTGGGTCCGGTTCGTTCCTCCTTACGGAAGAACTTCCCTGCAAAGACCTTTTTATTGATGGAGAACACTTAGTACAATGGCATCAAGGGGATGTTGAATATCTTATAAAAAAAATCCACTATTACCTCATCCATGAGGATGAAAGGGAAGGAATTGCAGGAAAAGGCCACCATTTTGCTATTGAACACCATAGCTTTGAGGAAAGAATGCGCCAACTATTGGCAACCATAGATTTCAGCAAGAATAAATGCGGCGCAGAGAGACTTTGA
- a CDS encoding tetratricopeptide repeat protein: MPSSIAKDFFTEAENLKKKGYSLKAVKAYKKAIEADPFFLSAHYNLALLYYQLKQVDNAILHLKKVTELNPTDASAFNNLGVMYFSKNMFKESENCFEKALGIEVYYKEAKKGLEKVRLKLKGKINKNRRLNVGFVSIWFERGQSYVTKTLRDVVAQEHETFVFARTGGVYDRPMLQTDGIWDVPNLTTFGKYEISHEVLGKWIDNNKLDMVVFNEEYDWSLVKYVKEKSIKVVTYLDYYKDDWKPYMYLYDAVLCSTKRTYNLVKNFCNAYYVGWGIDTELFKPTNNSTEKYTFFHNAGWLGINYRKMTPAVILAFEAVSRYLPDATLFIHAQTALEKLPPEVLNIVNNTPRITYHVATVPAPGLYHKGHILVFPSKLEGLGLPLLEGMACGLPAVATDAPPMNEFVQNNYNGLLVKVAKRFLRGDGISFPEEIVDINDLAFKMHFLAKNPELINKMQQNARNCIDNYDTLSKKVNEVINDILRDKNRISYRKTSVKC, translated from the coding sequence ATGCCCTCCTCGATAGCTAAGGATTTTTTTACAGAAGCTGAGAATTTAAAGAAAAAGGGATATTCTCTAAAAGCGGTGAAAGCTTATAAAAAAGCAATAGAAGCCGACCCTTTTTTTCTTAGCGCTCATTACAACCTCGCACTCCTCTATTATCAACTTAAACAAGTAGATAATGCCATTTTGCATTTAAAGAAGGTAACCGAATTAAATCCCACCGATGCCTCTGCATTTAACAATTTGGGTGTTATGTATTTTTCAAAAAATATGTTTAAAGAGTCTGAAAATTGTTTTGAAAAAGCTTTAGGAATTGAAGTGTATTACAAAGAGGCTAAAAAAGGTCTTGAGAAAGTGCGTCTTAAGCTAAAAGGGAAAATAAATAAAAACAGACGATTAAACGTTGGTTTTGTAAGCATTTGGTTCGAACGTGGACAATCGTATGTAACTAAAACATTGCGGGATGTTGTTGCACAAGAACACGAAACTTTTGTGTTTGCCAGGACAGGCGGGGTTTATGATCGCCCTATGTTGCAAACAGACGGTATATGGGATGTTCCTAATTTAACAACATTTGGGAAATATGAGATATCTCATGAAGTACTTGGGAAGTGGATTGATAATAATAAACTGGATATGGTGGTTTTCAATGAAGAATATGATTGGTCTTTAGTTAAATACGTTAAAGAAAAATCCATAAAGGTTGTCACCTACCTTGATTATTATAAAGACGACTGGAAACCATACATGTATTTGTACGATGCTGTGCTTTGTTCCACAAAAAGAACATACAATCTTGTTAAAAATTTTTGTAATGCCTATTATGTCGGATGGGGAATAGATACGGAACTTTTTAAACCGACAAATAATAGTACAGAAAAATATACCTTTTTTCATAATGCCGGATGGTTAGGTATCAATTATCGCAAAATGACGCCTGCCGTTATCCTTGCCTTTGAAGCGGTATCCCGGTATTTGCCAGATGCAACCCTCTTTATCCATGCACAGACCGCACTGGAAAAACTTCCGCCAGAAGTTTTGAATATCGTGAATAATACTCCGCGCATAACCTATCATGTCGCCACCGTTCCAGCACCGGGTCTTTATCATAAAGGCCATATCCTTGTTTTTCCTTCCAAACTGGAAGGGCTGGGACTGCCTTTACTGGAAGGAATGGCATGTGGGCTTCCAGCCGTTGCCACTGACGCGCCGCCAATGAATGAGTTTGTACAGAATAACTATAATGGCTTGCTGGTCAAAGTCGCTAAAAGGTTCCTCAGAGGGGATGGCATCTCCTTTCCAGAGGAAATTGTAGATATAAATGATCTGGCTTTTAAAATGCATTTTCTGGCTAAAAATCCGGAGTTGATTAACAAAATGCAGCAAAATGCAAGGAATTGTATTGATAACTATGACACCTTGAGTAAAAAGGTAAACGAAGTAATTAACGATATTCTTCGCGACAAGAATAGGATTAGCTATAGGAAAACGAGCGTAAAATGCTAA
- a CDS encoding fumarate hydratase encodes MGTPIRINASEISETVSRLCQDANFNLGSDVVNALALASEKEASPVAKEILSELLENSRIAHENKMPLCQDTGVAIVFLEVGENVEIAGGRLHDAVNAGVRKGYKEGFLRKSIVADPLTRVNTNDNTPAIIHTEFVPNNHLKITFMAKGGGCENMSRIAMLTPAEGREGVVHFVVETVEKAKANPCPPIIVGVGIGGTFDYAALLAKKALLRQVGSENKNPETAQLEKELLYKINHLGIGAQGLGGMITTLAVHVESHPCHIASLPVAVNIDCHSHRVKIAILGSKRL; translated from the coding sequence ATGGGTACACCTATCAGGATTAACGCATCGGAAATTTCAGAGACAGTTTCCAGGCTTTGCCAGGACGCAAATTTCAATTTGGGAAGTGACGTGGTCAATGCCCTGGCGCTTGCCAGTGAAAAAGAAGCATCACCTGTCGCAAAAGAAATTCTTTCCGAATTATTGGAAAACTCAAGGATCGCGCATGAAAATAAAATGCCCTTATGCCAGGATACCGGCGTTGCAATTGTTTTCTTAGAAGTTGGAGAAAATGTAGAAATTGCCGGCGGACGACTCCACGATGCAGTCAATGCTGGGGTGCGTAAAGGATACAAAGAGGGGTTTTTGAGAAAATCTATCGTAGCAGACCCCCTCACACGGGTGAATACGAATGATAACACCCCGGCTATTATTCATACAGAGTTTGTACCCAATAATCATCTGAAGATTACTTTCATGGCAAAGGGGGGCGGATGCGAAAATATGAGCAGGATTGCCATGCTCACACCTGCGGAAGGACGTGAGGGAGTTGTTCATTTTGTCGTGGAAACTGTGGAGAAAGCAAAGGCGAATCCATGTCCTCCAATTATTGTAGGAGTGGGAATAGGTGGTACCTTTGATTATGCCGCCCTTTTAGCGAAAAAGGCCCTGTTGCGTCAGGTAGGTTCGGAGAATAAAAATCCTGAAACGGCGCAATTGGAGAAAGAACTTCTGTATAAAATAAATCATCTGGGAATCGGCGCTCAAGGACTGGGCGGTATGATAACTACCCTGGCAGTACACGTGGAGAGTCACCCTTGTCACATTGCAAGCCTGCCTGTGGCAGTCAATATAGACTGCCATTCTCATCGGGTAAAAATTGCAATACTGGGGAGCAAACGATTATGA